One Desulfobacterales bacterium genomic window carries:
- a CDS encoding RDD family protein, which yields MTDRINTLIIKTPEGVEFSLRLAGPVTRFLAWSIDLGTIIAIMSILNVLFTIIGVINRDLAVAANFIGFFVITIGYGIFMEWYWQGQTLGKKLLRLRVMDAQGLRLQFSQVVIRNLLRFVDSLPALYLVGGLVCLFNQRAQRLGDFAANTIVTWNPRISEPDLNQLLEGKYNSFHEYPHLEARLRQHVTPQEAQIAVQSIMRRDTLDPQERIALFRELSDYFKTLITFPQEATDGISDERYVRNVVEAVFRTKAS from the coding sequence ATGACGGATAGAATAAACACACTCATCATTAAGACACCAGAAGGCGTTGAATTTTCATTACGTCTTGCAGGACCGGTAACGCGTTTTTTAGCCTGGTCGATTGATCTGGGGACCATCATTGCCATTATGTCCATTCTCAATGTCCTCTTTACGATCATAGGCGTTATCAACCGTGATCTTGCCGTGGCCGCCAATTTTATTGGCTTTTTTGTGATTACAATTGGCTACGGAATATTTATGGAATGGTACTGGCAAGGTCAAACATTGGGAAAAAAGCTTTTACGTCTCAGAGTGATGGACGCGCAGGGGCTGCGACTGCAATTCAGTCAGGTGGTGATTCGCAATTTGCTCAGATTCGTCGATAGCTTGCCGGCGCTGTATTTGGTTGGCGGTTTGGTATGTCTGTTTAACCAGCGGGCCCAACGTTTGGGTGATTTTGCGGCCAATACGATTGTTACCTGGAACCCGCGGATTTCAGAGCCGGATTTAAATCAGCTTTTAGAAGGCAAATACAATTCCTTCCATGAATATCCCCATTTGGAAGCCCGTTTGCGGCAACATGTCACGCCGCAAGAAGCGCAGATTGCCGTTCAGTCGATTATGCGGCGGGACACGCTTGATCCGCAGGAGCGCATAGCACTTTTCCGAGAACTCAGTGATTATTTTAAAACCCTGATCACTTTTCCGCAAGAAGCCACCGATGGCATATCCGATGAACGATACGTGCGCAATGTTGTCGAGGCGGTCTTCCGAACCAAAGCATCCTAA
- a CDS encoding stage II sporulation protein M — protein MIIDLQKFITEEQLYWTELESVLDRLERKPEEKLKLGALERFHYLYQRASADLAKISTFSAEPNTRQYLESLVGRAFGEIHETREKPHRLRPLHWFFNTFPQTFRKHLRAFWISLIAMLVGAAFGGFAVMVDSNTKQILLPFSHLQGDPSERVKNEESVEADRLKGAKSSFSSFLMTHNTKVAIFTLALGTTWGIGTLIMLFYNGVILGAVAIDYVLAGESAFLLGWLLPHGAIEIPAILLAGQAGIVLASALIGWGKPISLRMRLRQISPDLVTLICGVALMLVWAGIIEAFFSQYHEPVLSYTFKIAFGCIELLILVFFLGRAGRKKEIVNT, from the coding sequence ATGATTATCGATTTGCAAAAATTCATCACCGAAGAGCAGCTCTATTGGACCGAGCTGGAATCCGTGCTGGATCGGTTGGAAAGAAAACCGGAAGAAAAGTTAAAGCTGGGTGCGCTAGAACGATTTCATTATTTGTATCAGCGTGCGTCAGCCGATCTGGCTAAAATTTCAACTTTTTCAGCCGAACCCAACACCCGTCAATATCTTGAATCGCTGGTCGGTCGGGCCTTTGGCGAGATCCATGAAACCCGCGAAAAACCCCATCGCTTGCGACCTTTACATTGGTTCTTTAACACCTTTCCACAAACGTTTCGCAAGCATTTGCGCGCTTTTTGGATCAGCTTGATAGCCATGTTGGTGGGGGCGGCCTTTGGCGGATTTGCCGTTATGGTGGATTCGAACACCAAACAAATCCTGCTGCCGTTTTCACATCTTCAGGGCGATCCTTCCGAGCGCGTCAAAAATGAAGAAAGCGTCGAAGCCGATCGACTCAAGGGGGCCAAGAGTTCTTTTTCCTCCTTTTTAATGACCCACAATACCAAGGTCGCCATTTTTACTCTCGCTCTGGGAACGACCTGGGGAATTGGCACTCTGATAATGCTGTTCTACAACGGGGTCATCTTGGGGGCTGTTGCCATCGATTACGTGCTGGCCGGGGAGTCTGCTTTTCTGCTCGGCTGGTTGCTGCCGCATGGCGCCATTGAAATTCCGGCTATATTACTTGCCGGGCAGGCCGGCATCGTCCTGGCCAGCGCACTCATCGGGTGGGGAAAACCCATATCTTTGCGCATGCGACTGCGCCAAATATCACCCGATCTGGTTACGCTTATCTGCGGTGTGGCGCTGATGCTGGTTTGGGCGGGAATTATTGAAGCCTTTTTTTCGCAGTACCACGAACCGGTTTTGTCCTATACCTTCAAAATAGCTTTTGGATGTATTGAGTTGCTGATATTGGTCTTTTTTTTAGGCAGAGCCGGTCGAAAGAAAGAAATTGTAAATACCTAA